In the genome of Telluria beijingensis, one region contains:
- a CDS encoding dynamin family protein: protein MMIDANSEALNSGLRARQNKISQAQDYLVRTQELFDGFGSPELKASHARFAELARALESDRTVLLVVVGEFSRGKSSLVNALMGIELLRYAKEATTAVNTFIKALPPGRSDKFIKVHFLDGRPAEELEWTDSATLERWSTELDESHADARRQVDHIEIFMAHPLLEQGLVLIDTPGLQSLVEHHEVITRKAIAEAHIAIWVQSALQLGGNATEWKFLDDTICRNFSKFITVVNMWDEIIESRDAQDIGKSERKLTEEKLGKVKANFRKYLAGQPEAHLEAMTDADHLMGVSALWALSDNASKRERSGVPQLASCIRDMFSSGEALEQVYRKPLKQLLHIQQQLAASVDDEQAQLNSTDSLDQRQRDLDLIEQELKGLELELSSVTSESRVEHERAARFLAAQIEEDLTVPLANLKAEIEEQLTAAWVESQVAKKVRKIALPAALDAHFGEVMQQVEAGWQKQRGRIADSLEGMREAYADKMAGHAAQLNKALGAVDITLDAPDVAFELDLSPLEDHHARASELEQAIAEHEQEIEDLEAEILRNRADPLAIERAQANLVRAQQRVDRLGPMPSPETRTKSTQVSEGGMYSSAKYQDITYTDTSNVDAWRENIQREEAAMKNEKEQLAAIVEEERRRSGVTISLEAAKRKYDRKVERFMEQKAEAERNAAQARNDVVAQTLERLRRATVGQLDQRIAYLRGHLAESIHALYDRQLQMLGDCVQEQFVEPLNAKRAQREAVQQLMEQGREQVERRLQQLADGKAEIAELMMLTEEAGTQ, encoded by the coding sequence ATGATGATTGACGCCAATAGTGAAGCATTGAATAGCGGGCTGCGTGCTCGCCAGAACAAGATCAGCCAGGCCCAGGACTACCTGGTGCGCACCCAGGAGCTCTTCGACGGATTCGGGAGTCCCGAGCTCAAGGCGTCCCACGCCAGATTTGCCGAACTGGCGCGCGCGCTGGAGTCGGATCGCACGGTCTTGCTGGTCGTCGTCGGCGAATTCTCGCGCGGCAAGTCCAGCCTGGTGAACGCATTAATGGGCATCGAGCTGCTGCGCTACGCCAAGGAAGCCACGACCGCCGTCAATACCTTCATCAAGGCGCTGCCGCCGGGCCGTAGCGACAAGTTCATCAAGGTGCATTTCCTGGACGGGCGGCCGGCCGAGGAACTGGAATGGACCGATTCCGCGACGCTCGAACGCTGGAGCACCGAGCTCGACGAGAGTCATGCCGATGCCCGCCGCCAGGTCGACCACATCGAGATCTTCATGGCCCATCCCTTGCTGGAGCAGGGGCTGGTGCTGATCGATACGCCCGGCCTGCAGTCGCTGGTCGAGCACCACGAAGTCATCACGCGCAAGGCGATCGCCGAAGCGCATATCGCGATCTGGGTGCAAAGCGCGCTGCAACTGGGCGGCAATGCCACTGAGTGGAAATTCCTGGACGACACGATTTGCCGCAATTTCAGCAAATTCATCACGGTCGTCAATATGTGGGACGAGATCATCGAGTCGCGCGATGCCCAGGATATCGGTAAATCCGAGCGCAAGCTGACCGAGGAGAAGCTGGGCAAGGTCAAGGCCAACTTCCGCAAATACCTGGCCGGCCAGCCCGAGGCGCACCTGGAGGCCATGACCGATGCCGACCACCTGATGGGCGTGAGCGCCCTGTGGGCGCTGAGCGACAATGCATCGAAGCGCGAGCGCTCCGGCGTGCCGCAGCTGGCCAGCTGCATTCGCGACATGTTCAGCAGCGGCGAGGCGCTCGAGCAGGTCTATCGCAAGCCGCTGAAGCAATTGCTGCACATCCAGCAGCAACTGGCCGCCTCGGTCGACGATGAACAGGCCCAGCTGAACTCGACCGACAGCCTCGACCAGCGCCAGCGCGACCTCGACCTGATCGAGCAGGAACTCAAGGGCCTCGAACTCGAATTGAGCAGCGTGACCTCCGAGTCGCGCGTCGAGCACGAACGCGCAGCCAGGTTCCTGGCTGCGCAGATCGAGGAAGACCTCACGGTCCCGCTGGCGAACCTGAAGGCCGAGATCGAAGAGCAGCTGACCGCCGCCTGGGTCGAATCGCAGGTGGCGAAAAAGGTGCGCAAGATCGCCTTGCCGGCCGCCCTGGACGCCCATTTCGGCGAGGTCATGCAGCAGGTCGAAGCCGGCTGGCAGAAGCAGCGCGGCCGCATCGCCGACAGCCTGGAAGGCATGCGCGAAGCCTATGCCGACAAGATGGCCGGCCATGCCGCCCAGTTGAACAAGGCCCTGGGCGCGGTCGACATCACGCTGGACGCGCCCGACGTGGCTTTCGAGCTCGACCTGTCCCCGCTCGAAGACCACCACGCCAGGGCGTCCGAACTGGAACAGGCGATCGCCGAGCATGAGCAGGAGATCGAGGACCTGGAAGCCGAGATCCTCAGGAATCGCGCGGATCCACTGGCGATCGAGCGGGCCCAGGCGAACCTGGTGCGGGCGCAGCAGCGTGTCGACCGGCTCGGTCCCATGCCTTCACCGGAGACCCGGACCAAGTCGACCCAGGTGTCCGAAGGCGGCATGTACTCGTCGGCCAAGTACCAGGACATCACGTATACCGACACCTCCAACGTCGACGCCTGGCGCGAGAACATCCAGCGCGAAGAGGCAGCCATGAAGAACGAGAAGGAGCAGCTCGCGGCCATCGTCGAGGAAGAGCGCCGCCGCAGCGGCGTCACCATCTCGCTCGAAGCGGCCAAGCGCAAGTACGACCGCAAGGTCGAGCGCTTCATGGAGCAGAAGGCCGAGGCGGAACGCAATGCCGCGCAGGCGCGCAACGACGTCGTCGCCCAGACGCTGGAGCGGCTGCGGCGCGCCACTGTCGGCCAGCTCGACCAGCGCATCGCCTACCTGCGCGGCCACCTGGCCGAATCGATCCATGCGCTGTACGACCGGCAGTTGCAGATGCTGGGCGACTGCGTGCAGGAGCAGTTCGTCGAGCCGCTCAATGCCAAGCGCGCCCAGCGCGAGGCGGTGCAGCAGTTGATGGAGCAGGGCAGGGAACAGGTCGAGCGGCGCTTGCAGCAGCTCGCCGACGGCAAGGCCGAGATCGCGGAACTGATGATGCTGACTGAAGAGGCGGGTACCCAATGA
- a CDS encoding iron uptake protein: MTTSTLTPRHIASRTAVAILGGYAFTWGVIALGIALLYTAGMEFHDAEHLSYIIGFLVFLTAFLVAFATQRLGKMALILVGGGAAMSAVAWWLQSLIIATGV, from the coding sequence ATGACCACAAGCACCCTCACTCCTCGCCACATCGCCTCGCGCACCGCGGTGGCCATCCTCGGCGGCTACGCCTTCACCTGGGGCGTCATTGCCCTGGGCATCGCCCTGCTGTACACCGCCGGCATGGAATTCCACGATGCCGAACACCTGTCCTACATCATCGGTTTCCTGGTCTTCCTGACCGCCTTCCTGGTGGCCTTCGCCACCCAGCGGCTAGGCAAGATGGCGCTGATCCTGGTGGGCGGCGGCGCGGCGATGAGCGCGGTCGCCTGGTGGCTGCAGAGCCTGATCATTGCAACGGGAGTGTAA